In one window of Candidatus Fonsibacter ubiquis DNA:
- the rlmN gene encoding 23S rRNA (adenine(2503)-C(2))-methyltransferase RlmN, translating to MSLKNFFDFNLQTLKQFLTTDLNIEEKKTSMRAKQLWQAVYKKGLSEFNHLTNLPIELRGELSSNISLEKPKIANTQKSSDGTIKWLIQLLDGNKVECVFIPEKTRGTLCISSQVGCTLNCRFCHTGTQRLVKNLNFSEIVNQVMIAKEQLNDWQEQKIITNIVLMGMGEPFYNYDNVKMAVEILKDKDGLNYGSKKITVSTAGIADKIPQAAREIRTYLALSLHAPTDEIRELIMPINKKFKIKDLIEQCKYYAKTVNEKITLEYVMLRGINDSKECAKQLTKIMAQFPCKVNLIEFNPWPGVNYMPTERKEMESFSKIIQDAGYVSTIRRSRGQDILGACGQLRTESQKRKFN from the coding sequence ATGAGTTTAAAAAACTTCTTTGATTTTAATCTGCAAACTTTAAAGCAGTTTTTAACTACTGATTTAAATATCGAGGAAAAAAAAACATCTATGCGTGCTAAACAACTTTGGCAAGCCGTGTATAAAAAAGGACTTTCAGAGTTTAATCATTTAACAAATTTACCCATTGAGCTTAGAGGAGAATTATCCTCAAACATTTCTTTAGAAAAACCAAAAATTGCAAATACACAAAAATCATCGGATGGGACTATCAAATGGCTAATTCAATTATTAGATGGAAATAAAGTAGAATGTGTTTTTATTCCTGAAAAAACCAGAGGAACCCTTTGTATTTCTTCACAAGTTGGCTGCACTCTAAACTGTAGGTTTTGTCATACCGGAACTCAAAGATTGGTAAAAAATTTAAATTTTTCTGAAATTGTTAATCAAGTAATGATTGCTAAAGAACAATTAAATGACTGGCAGGAACAAAAAATAATTACCAACATTGTATTAATGGGAATGGGTGAGCCTTTTTATAACTATGACAATGTTAAAATGGCTGTTGAAATTTTAAAAGATAAGGACGGTCTTAATTATGGATCTAAAAAAATAACCGTATCAACCGCTGGAATTGCAGATAAAATTCCGCAAGCTGCGAGAGAAATTAGAACTTATTTAGCATTATCTTTACATGCACCCACTGATGAAATTCGTGAATTAATTATGCCAATTAATAAAAAATTTAAAATTAAAGATCTTATAGAACAATGCAAATATTATGCAAAAACTGTAAATGAAAAGATTACCTTGGAATACGTTATGTTAAGAGGCATTAACGATAGTAAAGAATGTGCAAAACAACTTACAAAAATAATGGCCCAGTTTCCTTGTAAAGTTAATTTAATCGAATTTAATCCGTGGCCTGGAGTTAATTATATGCCAACTGAAAGAAAAGAGATGGAAAGTTTTTCTAAAATTATTCAAGACGCAGGTTATGTTTCAACAATTAGAAGATCACGCGGACAAGACATTTTAGGAGCTTGTGGTCAACTTAGAACTGAAAGTCAAAAAAGAAAGTTTAACTAA
- a CDS encoding LOG family protein: protein MNKPKEAFKDKKFLESPEGRSIRILSEYEKVKSVFEIHKIIDTITFFGSARVKSKEDNNNLADENTECYEQARALAFKFTKWANEYSKDHNRFVIATGGGPGIMEAANRGALEAGGKSIGLGIKLPEEQKNNKYITPELSLQFYYFFMRKFFLVQPAKATVMFPGGFGTLDELTEILTLKQTEKIQKPMPIVLIGKKFWNTTLNFNYLLERNMIKKEDLNLFLVTDHIEQAFDFVSCVLRDHCVDNPEKII from the coding sequence ATGAATAAACCAAAAGAGGCTTTTAAAGATAAAAAATTTTTAGAAAGTCCTGAGGGAAGATCTATTAGAATTTTATCAGAATATGAAAAAGTAAAGTCAGTTTTTGAAATACATAAAATTATTGATACGATAACTTTTTTTGGCAGTGCTAGAGTTAAATCAAAAGAAGATAATAATAATTTAGCTGATGAAAATACAGAATGTTATGAACAAGCAAGAGCGCTAGCGTTTAAATTTACAAAGTGGGCAAATGAATATTCAAAAGATCACAACCGTTTTGTAATTGCAACAGGAGGTGGCCCTGGAATAATGGAAGCTGCTAATCGTGGTGCTTTGGAAGCGGGTGGAAAAAGTATTGGACTTGGTATTAAATTACCTGAGGAACAAAAAAATAATAAATATATCACCCCAGAATTAAGTTTGCAGTTTTATTATTTTTTTATGAGAAAATTTTTTCTTGTTCAACCTGCAAAAGCAACTGTTATGTTCCCAGGTGGATTTGGCACCTTAGATGAATTAACTGAAATTTTAACATTGAAACAAACTGAAAAAATTCAAAAACCAATGCCCATTGTTTTAATTGGTAAAAAATTTTGGAATACCACATTAAATTTTAATTATTTACTAGAGAGAAATATGATTAAAAAAGAAGATTTAAATCTTTTTCTTGTTACTGATCATATTGAACAGGCTTTTGATTTTGTATCTTGTGTTTTGAGAGATCACTGCGTGGATAATCCAGAAAAGATTATTTAA
- a CDS encoding MBL fold metallo-hydrolase, with the protein MDVFNNKRNFFRFIKDKSYSALLMFLASCTSVPVTNRDGKKTEDTSTVFKTEESYIRPYHHLPDGTFRNPEGSVEQLDYEFPWFKFNKERQKIKVKIPEEHVVPKENVLSELTALENEDTVTWIGHTTFLIRLGGKTIITDPFFSPNAGPLAFGPRRYIDPAIKLSELPKIDLLLLTHNHYDHLDTEATKNFPHKKAAVLCPLKLSKFYKDFRFKDVTEMDWYQEKQLEDLKITFLPAIHWSRREVFDRNRTLWGSFLIEYQRKKILFCCDTATGEVYKKLGKEYGPIDIVFVNIGAYEPVDIMKYSHANPAEALDIAKNLKAKKVIGTHWGTILMSLEDPFEPPTKFLVNAKNYGYQEKDAILFKIGETKTIKQILS; encoded by the coding sequence ATGGACGTCTTTAATAATAAACGAAATTTCTTCAGATTTATAAAAGACAAATCCTATTCTGCATTATTAATGTTTCTTGCAAGCTGTACCTCCGTTCCAGTTACAAACCGGGATGGTAAAAAAACTGAGGATACAAGTACAGTATTTAAAACTGAAGAGTCTTATATTAGACCCTATCACCACTTGCCCGATGGAACCTTCAGAAATCCTGAAGGAAGCGTTGAACAATTAGATTATGAATTTCCTTGGTTTAAGTTCAATAAGGAGCGGCAAAAAATAAAAGTTAAAATTCCTGAAGAACATGTTGTGCCAAAAGAAAATGTACTCAGTGAATTAACTGCACTTGAAAATGAAGATACTGTTACTTGGATTGGGCATACAACTTTTTTAATTCGCTTAGGTGGCAAAACTATAATTACTGATCCGTTCTTTTCTCCCAATGCAGGTCCGCTTGCTTTCGGTCCAAGAAGATACATTGATCCTGCCATAAAATTATCAGAACTTCCAAAAATTGATTTATTACTGCTCACTCATAATCATTATGATCACCTAGACACTGAAGCTACAAAAAATTTTCCACATAAAAAAGCAGCAGTATTATGTCCATTAAAACTTTCAAAATTTTATAAAGATTTTCGTTTTAAAGATGTTACAGAAATGGATTGGTATCAAGAAAAGCAGTTGGAAGATTTAAAAATAACTTTTCTTCCAGCTATCCACTGGTCTAGACGCGAAGTATTTGATCGTAATCGAACATTGTGGGGAAGCTTTTTAATTGAATATCAACGAAAGAAAATTTTATTCTGCTGCGATACAGCAACAGGTGAAGTTTATAAAAAACTAGGCAAAGAATATGGACCAATTGATATAGTGTTTGTAAATATCGGCGCATATGAGCCGGTTGATATTATGAAATACTCCCATGCTAATCCTGCAGAAGCTTTGGATATTGCAAAAAACTTAAAAGCAAAAAAAGTAATCGGCACGCATTGGGGAACTATTTTAATGTCCTTAGAGGACCCCTTTGAACCTCCAACTAAATTTTTAGTAAATGCTAAAAACTATGGCTATCAAGAAAAAGATGCCATTCTTTTTAAAATCGGTGAAACTAAAACGATAAAACAGATTTTAAGTTAA
- a CDS encoding DUF1476 domain-containing protein: MNNFKDREKSFEKKFANDQETEFKINAKRNKLLGTWAASILKLDEEQKKNYITEVIKSDFQEAGDEDVFKKIKKDLEGKSIQDTEIRKKMSEFLEAAKKEI; encoded by the coding sequence ATGAATAATTTTAAGGATAGAGAAAAATCTTTTGAAAAAAAATTTGCTAATGATCAGGAGACTGAATTCAAAATTAATGCAAAAAGGAACAAGCTTTTAGGAACTTGGGCTGCAAGTATTTTAAAATTAGATGAAGAACAAAAAAAAAATTATATTACTGAAGTTATAAAGTCAGATTTTCAAGAGGCGGGAGATGAAGATGTTTTTAAAAAAATAAAAAAAGATTTAGAGGGCAAAAGTATTCAAGATACTGAGATTAGAAAGAAAATGTCCGAATTTTTAGAGGCGGCAAAAAAAGAAATATAA
- a CDS encoding NAD(P)H-dependent oxidoreductase, translating into MYLYSKLQSLNKDISICFIGCGKFISMFLSQYNQLQKIKISTIVDINIEKAKLNCTNSGLSQKTIDSINFTNSLDDALKQNIDIFIEATGDPIIGTEHAVKIINNKKNIIMVNVEADVLCGKYLSDLAKKNNVIYSMAYGDQPALIMEQIEWAKLNGFLVVGAGKGTKYHPSFEYSTPDTVWKNYGMTDEQAKKAGMNPKMFNSFTTGDKSSIEMAAVANASGLRCPNNGLTYPAVGVYDIANKLIPKSAGGVLDYEGQVEVISSIDENKNNIANDLRWGVYIVIKAQNEYSRNCFKEYGMITDKSGNYSAIWRPYHYIGLELAQSMYVIAMDKRATGQTNYFNADVVCVAKKDIKIGEVLDGEGGFAARGRLFTAKRSVKENLLPLGLSSGAIAKKNINKDELISMNDVEINWNKEVLKAREYQKNLIVNE; encoded by the coding sequence ATGTATTTATATTCTAAGCTTCAAAGTTTAAATAAAGATATTTCAATTTGTTTTATTGGATGTGGAAAATTTATTTCCATGTTTTTATCTCAATATAATCAATTACAAAAAATTAAAATTAGTACCATCGTTGATATTAATATTGAGAAAGCAAAATTAAATTGCACAAATAGCGGTCTTAGCCAAAAAACAATTGACTCTATAAATTTTACTAATTCTTTGGACGATGCATTAAAACAAAATATTGATATTTTTATTGAAGCAACAGGAGATCCAATAATTGGAACAGAGCACGCTGTTAAAATAATTAATAATAAAAAAAATATAATAATGGTGAATGTTGAAGCAGATGTTCTCTGTGGAAAGTATTTATCAGATCTAGCAAAAAAAAATAATGTAATCTACAGCATGGCCTATGGGGACCAGCCTGCACTGATTATGGAACAAATTGAATGGGCAAAATTAAATGGGTTCTTAGTTGTTGGCGCTGGTAAAGGAACCAAATACCATCCAAGTTTTGAATACTCTACCCCTGATACGGTTTGGAAAAATTATGGAATGACAGATGAACAAGCCAAAAAGGCTGGGATGAATCCTAAGATGTTTAACTCTTTTACAACGGGAGATAAATCCTCCATTGAAATGGCTGCAGTTGCTAATGCATCAGGTCTTCGCTGTCCAAATAATGGTTTAACTTATCCAGCTGTTGGCGTTTATGATATTGCAAATAAACTCATTCCAAAATCTGCTGGTGGAGTTTTGGATTATGAAGGTCAAGTTGAGGTTATTTCATCCATTGATGAAAATAAAAATAATATCGCCAATGATTTAAGGTGGGGCGTTTACATAGTAATTAAAGCACAAAATGAATATTCAAGAAATTGTTTTAAAGAATATGGAATGATTACGGATAAATCTGGAAATTATTCTGCTATTTGGCGACCGTACCATTATATTGGCCTTGAACTTGCTCAATCCATGTATGTGATCGCAATGGATAAACGAGCAACGGGACAGACGAATTATTTTAATGCAGATGTTGTTTGTGTTGCAAAAAAAGACATAAAAATTGGTGAAGTTTTAGATGGTGAAGGCGGATTTGCTGCAAGGGGTAGACTATTTACTGCTAAACGAAGTGTTAAAGAAAACCTTCTACCCTTAGGTCTTTCAAGTGGAGCAATTGCTAAAAAAAATATTAATAAGGATGAATTAATTAGTATGAATGATGTAGAAATTAATTGGAATAAAGAAGTATTAAAAGCAAGAGAATATCAAAAAAATTTAATAGTTAATGAATAA
- a CDS encoding 2-hydroxyacid dehydrogenase codes for MKSIVPFVAKLEKSEIDKWVKVLKKKLKGARIVKFSDLKKSEYSKVKVAVVANPNPSEVEKLVNLKWVQSIWVGVEKLVQTFKGSGVKIVRLVDPEMNRTMAEAVLSWVLYLHRDMYSYRVQQGKKAWIELDYIKPSKKVVSFIGLGELGKAAAKKLIENGFKVCGWSGSKKNIKKVKSFTGHFGLKKMLGQTDILVSLIPLTDKTKYLLNYKTLSFLKKGACIVNFARGAIINEKDLVKHLNSGNIKHAVLDVFEQEPLPKTSILWKHKKVTILPHISANTDFESASDIVAKNLRLFKLKKKIPKSVDLQRGY; via the coding sequence ATGAAATCAATCGTTCCATTCGTAGCCAAACTTGAAAAATCTGAAATTGATAAGTGGGTAAAGGTATTAAAAAAAAAACTTAAAGGAGCTAGAATTGTAAAGTTTTCTGATCTTAAAAAATCTGAATATTCAAAAGTTAAGGTAGCAGTGGTTGCAAATCCAAACCCAAGTGAGGTTGAAAAATTAGTAAATTTAAAATGGGTACAAAGTATTTGGGTTGGAGTTGAAAAATTAGTTCAAACTTTTAAAGGGAGCGGGGTTAAGATTGTAAGACTTGTTGATCCTGAGATGAACCGCACAATGGCTGAGGCTGTGTTATCATGGGTATTATATCTTCACCGCGACATGTATTCTTATCGGGTACAGCAAGGTAAAAAAGCTTGGATTGAATTAGATTATATAAAGCCTTCTAAAAAAGTTGTCAGCTTTATAGGTTTAGGTGAACTTGGCAAAGCAGCAGCTAAAAAATTGATAGAAAATGGCTTTAAGGTTTGCGGCTGGAGTGGAAGTAAAAAGAATATTAAAAAAGTAAAATCATTTACAGGACATTTTGGACTTAAGAAAATGTTAGGACAGACTGATATTTTAGTTAGTCTCATTCCTTTAACAGATAAGACTAAATATTTATTAAATTATAAAACTTTATCTTTTTTAAAAAAAGGTGCGTGCATTGTTAATTTTGCAAGAGGCGCAATTATTAATGAGAAAGATTTAGTTAAACATTTAAATTCTGGAAATATTAAACATGCAGTCTTAGATGTCTTTGAACAAGAGCCATTACCTAAAACAAGTATTTTATGGAAACATAAAAAGGTTACAATTCTTCCTCATATTTCTGCAAATACTGACTTTGAAAGTGCTTCCGATATTGTAGCTAAAAATCTTAGATTATTTAAGTTAAAGAAAAAAATTCCAAAATCTGTTGATTTACAAAGAGGATATTAA